A region from the Leptolyngbya iicbica LK genome encodes:
- a CDS encoding ABC transporter substrate-binding protein encodes MAVEVSVLNQRWILQSQAIGRRRFVKYGSLLVGAGVVAACGGGTSPDATSSTDADESSATAEGSSSGDLQTVTFGTNWYAQAEHGGFYQAIATGIYADHGLDVTIQMGGPQVNGTQLLMGGSVDFFMGYGSDALQAVQEGIPKVTVASIFQKDPQILIAHPDQGVASLEDLQGKPIYISSAANVTYWPFLAAKYGFTEDMKRPYNFNPGPFLADKTSAQQGYLSSEPLAIRNEGGFEPVVLLLADYGYDPYSTTIETRQEIVDSDPDLVQRFVDASIKGWYSYLNDDPTPGNELIKQDNPEMSDEQIAYGIAKMKEYGIVVSGDAESMGIGAMTDERWKSFYDKLVEAEVLSSEVDYTRAFTLEFVNQGAEYYQS; translated from the coding sequence ATGGCAGTCGAGGTATCGGTCTTGAATCAGCGTTGGATCTTGCAATCTCAGGCCATTGGCCGCAGACGGTTTGTAAAGTACGGTTCGCTTTTGGTCGGTGCGGGGGTGGTCGCTGCCTGTGGTGGTGGCACGAGTCCTGATGCGACGTCTTCGACTGACGCGGACGAGTCGTCAGCAACAGCTGAGGGATCGTCTAGCGGCGACCTGCAAACTGTGACTTTTGGCACCAATTGGTACGCTCAGGCCGAGCATGGGGGCTTTTATCAGGCGATCGCCACGGGCATCTATGCCGACCATGGTCTCGACGTGACCATCCAGATGGGGGGGCCACAAGTTAACGGCACCCAATTACTCATGGGCGGCAGCGTTGACTTCTTTATGGGCTACGGCTCAGATGCGCTACAAGCGGTGCAAGAAGGGATTCCTAAAGTTACCGTCGCGTCCATTTTTCAGAAAGACCCGCAGATCTTGATTGCCCATCCCGACCAAGGCGTCGCCTCGCTGGAAGATTTGCAGGGTAAACCCATCTATATCTCTTCAGCAGCCAACGTTACTTATTGGCCCTTTTTGGCGGCGAAATATGGCTTTACGGAAGACATGAAGCGGCCCTACAACTTCAATCCGGGGCCGTTCTTAGCCGATAAAACCTCAGCGCAGCAGGGATATTTGAGTTCTGAGCCGCTGGCGATCCGAAACGAGGGGGGCTTTGAGCCGGTCGTGCTGCTGCTGGCCGACTACGGTTACGATCCCTATTCCACCACGATTGAAACCCGGCAAGAGATTGTCGATAGCGACCCCGATCTGGTGCAGCGGTTTGTCGATGCGTCGATCAAGGGCTGGTACAGCTATCTCAACGACGACCCGACGCCGGGAAATGAGTTAATCAAACAAGACAATCCCGAGATGTCGGACGAGCAGATTGCCTATGGCATCGCCAAGATGAAGGAATACGGCATTGTGGTGTCGGGCGATGCGGAGTCGATGGGCATTGGCGCGATGACGGACGAACGCTGGAAGTCTTTCTATGACAAGCTGGTCGAGGCTGAAGTTCTGAGTTCTGAGGTCGATTACACCCGAGCGTTTACGTTAGAGTTCGTCAACCAAGGGGCAGAGTATTACCAGTCTTGA
- a CDS encoding ABC transporter ATP-binding protein: MTPTAIALHQVNKIYANGTVALQGVDLAVRQGEFVSLVGPSGCGKSTVLKLMAGLAAPSNGYLETPGIAGDRDLAYVFQDAALMPWATVLDNVHLPLKLKGQSLRGSRSHIQAALNLVALQGFEHSYPRELSGGMKMRVSIARALVTNPHVLLMDEPFGALDEMSRSRLNSDLLQLWEEYHWTVVFVTHNIYEAVYLSHRVVVMGSQPGRILAEVPIDVPYPRDEDFRTSPQFNQYCRDIAQLLASGASSAPVTPPTSAPVLPSC; the protein is encoded by the coding sequence ATGACACCGACTGCGATCGCGCTGCATCAGGTCAACAAAATCTATGCCAATGGGACGGTAGCCTTGCAGGGTGTCGATCTGGCCGTGCGCCAGGGAGAGTTTGTCAGTCTGGTGGGGCCGTCGGGCTGTGGCAAAAGCACCGTGCTCAAGCTCATGGCGGGGCTCGCGGCCCCGAGCAACGGGTATCTAGAAACCCCTGGAATTGCGGGCGATCGCGATCTGGCCTACGTCTTTCAAGATGCGGCGCTGATGCCCTGGGCCACGGTGCTGGACAATGTTCATCTACCGTTGAAGCTCAAGGGCCAATCGTTGCGGGGCAGTCGCAGCCACATTCAGGCCGCGTTGAACTTGGTGGCCCTGCAAGGCTTTGAGCACAGCTATCCTCGCGAACTGTCGGGGGGGATGAAAATGCGGGTTTCCATTGCTCGCGCTCTGGTGACCAACCCCCATGTCTTACTGATGGATGAACCCTTTGGCGCATTAGACGAAATGAGCCGCAGTCGCTTGAATAGTGACCTCCTCCAGCTGTGGGAGGAATATCACTGGACGGTCGTGTTTGTGACCCACAATATTTACGAAGCGGTTTATCTATCGCATCGCGTTGTGGTGATGGGGTCGCAACCGGGACGCATCTTGGCGGAAGTGCCCATTGATGTGCCCTACCCCCGAGACGAAGACTTTCGCACGTCGCCCCAGTTCAACCAGTATTGTCGCGACATTGCCCAGCTGCTGGCCAGTGGCGCGTCATCCGCACCAGTCACCCCGCCAACGTCTGCCCCAGTGTTGCCATCATGTTGA
- a CDS encoding PIN/TRAM domain-containing protein — translation MLDALIVLSFIIAGAGIGFYAPELLPAGALSEVSSLEGLSSVTAGFGALFGTGLGLVMQTSYRRLETQVRELPPERLLSRAVGLVIGLLIANLMLAPLFLLPIPGEFGFIKPLLAVMGSVIFAVSGMNLADTHGRSLLRLISPGSMESTLVAEGTLKPSKTKLLDTSCIIDGRIEGLLETSFLEGQILVPQFVLQELQQVADASNDQKRVRGRRGLDVLNRIRETYASRVVISSIDYEEIPTVDAKLVRLAQELNAMLLTNDFNLNKVASFQEVEVLNINDLAQAIRPNYLPGDDMGLRILKEGKEPQQGVGYLNDGTMVVVEEGRDYIGDEIDVVVTGALQTSAGRMIFARPKDSVLAS, via the coding sequence ATGCTAGATGCTCTCATCGTCCTTTCATTTATCATTGCTGGCGCTGGAATCGGCTTCTACGCTCCGGAGCTATTGCCCGCAGGCGCGCTGAGTGAAGTCAGTAGCCTGGAAGGGCTGAGTTCTGTAACTGCGGGGTTTGGCGCGTTATTTGGCACCGGCTTGGGCTTGGTTATGCAAACCAGCTATCGCCGACTTGAAACGCAAGTGCGGGAACTACCACCAGAACGGTTGCTCAGCCGCGCTGTGGGCTTAGTCATTGGCCTGCTCATTGCCAACTTGATGCTGGCGCCGCTGTTTTTGCTGCCGATTCCTGGTGAATTTGGCTTCATCAAGCCGTTGCTAGCGGTCATGGGCAGCGTCATCTTTGCCGTTTCGGGCATGAATCTGGCCGATACCCATGGGCGATCGCTGCTCCGCCTGATCAGTCCAGGCTCCATGGAATCTACTCTGGTGGCAGAAGGCACCCTAAAACCCTCCAAAACCAAGCTATTAGATACCAGCTGCATCATCGACGGACGGATCGAAGGATTATTGGAAACCAGTTTTCTGGAGGGGCAAATCCTCGTCCCTCAGTTTGTGTTGCAGGAATTGCAGCAAGTTGCCGACGCCTCGAATGACCAAAAACGAGTACGGGGACGACGCGGCCTGGATGTGCTGAATCGCATTCGTGAAACTTACGCCAGCCGCGTGGTGATTTCGAGCATTGATTATGAGGAGATCCCGACCGTCGATGCCAAGTTAGTGCGACTGGCCCAAGAACTTAACGCCATGCTGCTGACGAATGACTTTAACCTCAACAAAGTCGCCAGCTTTCAAGAAGTGGAAGTGCTGAATATCAACGATTTGGCCCAAGCGATTCGGCCCAACTATTTGCCGGGAGATGACATGGGCCTCCGGATTTTGAAGGAAGGCAAGGAACCCCAGCAAGGAGTTGGATATTTGAATGACGGCACCATGGTGGTGGTGGAAGAGGGCCGCGACTATATTGGCGATGAAATTGACGTCGTGGTCACCGGTGCCCTGCAAACTTCTGCCGGACGTATGATTTTTGCCCGCCCAAAGGACTCAGTGCTGGCTTCCTGA